One window from the genome of Calderihabitans maritimus encodes:
- a CDS encoding YwgA family protein, with the protein MGGRLETYAMLGKLIDILGEVRGRKKIQKIVYLAQQFGAPFGEDFDYHIYGPFSEKLATELREMTWLGLIEEEKTITAGGYIQYRYYLTEKGKEFVAAHSKSYSELLDFADLLKELNSFDARDLELKATLWFLLKSGLSPDEVFKEVKELKPDQAYQDGEIEDALRYLEKFYRQ; encoded by the coding sequence ATGGGAGGAAGGTTAGAAACTTATGCTATGTTAGGAAAACTTATTGATATTTTAGGTGAAGTTAGGGGACGAAAAAAAATACAAAAGATAGTTTATTTGGCTCAGCAGTTTGGAGCGCCTTTTGGAGAAGACTTTGATTATCATATTTATGGTCCCTTTTCAGAAAAATTGGCTACTGAGTTGAGAGAAATGACGTGGTTAGGACTAATTGAGGAGGAAAAAACAATTACTGCAGGGGGGTACATCCAATACAGGTATTACCTTACCGAGAAAGGAAAAGAGTTTGTAGCCGCTCATTCTAAATCATACAGTGAACTATTAGATTTTGCTGACCTGCTCAAGGAGTTAAATTCGTTTGATGCGAGAGATCTCGAACTTAAAGCTACACTTTGGTTCCTGTTAAAAAGCGGACTTTCGCCTGATGAGGTCTTTAAAGAGGTTAAAGAACTAAAGCCTGATCAGGCATATCAAGATGGAGAGATTGAGGATGCGTTGAGGTACCTGGAGAAGTTTTATAGGCAATAG
- a CDS encoding DegT/DnrJ/EryC1/StrS family aminotransferase: MAKFKPKAYAVRGTERTKAILSVHVFGQPVDMERVGEIAEKHGLAVGCSPSLKVRSAFCIRHRHKSIFIEGCIRQSIQR, encoded by the coding sequence GTGGCTAAGTTTAAACCAAAGGCTTATGCGGTAAGGGGAACGGAGCGCACCAAAGCTATTTTGTCGGTGCACGTTTTCGGCCAGCCGGTGGATATGGAGCGGGTAGGGGAAATAGCGGAAAAACACGGGCTAGCGGTAGGCTGTTCCCCTTCTTTGAAAGTCCGTTCAGCTTTTTGCATCCGCCACCGGCATAAATCTATATTCATAGAGGGCTGTATACGCCAGAGTATCCAGCGCTGA